A stretch of DNA from Ctenopharyngodon idella isolate HZGC_01 chromosome 6, HZGC01, whole genome shotgun sequence:
TGTGATAAAGTAATCTTGCCTTAATGGTACACtcagcaatttttttgttttcattgccCGGAGAGATATGGCAATCTACTTGTATGtatactgacacctagtggtGTGGATGTATCATGCAAAAGCAGCAGTTTTCAAATAACACCATTGTCGAAATGCACTTTTCAAAGTCAACCAAGAGTAATTCAGTCCACGAGCAAAGGTGTTTAGTCACAAGAAACCTCTGAGATTAATATtgcgttccaggcaggtttttgagcccgtAAGTCACAACTTCAAACCACGATTCACGACTTGTAGCATTCCAGGCAAGTCACGCCAAACTGCCtgagtgtaaacaaaccagcatgacGGACCGTACGGGGCTTATGCTCAATCACAATTATTTCTATCGCCAAAGGTGCTTactccttgcttatttgagggaaacggaggaggaaaaacggcgcataaggcaagagaagctgttataccttttattttatgttattttactgTGCACTTGCATAAACAACACATCTGTAGGGGCTGCCACTGTTGTTTCGCgggctatgtgacgtcagagcgcggaactgggagtacatcgTTCTAGTACGAGTTCATGGGTGGGAAGTCATGGGTTTGACTGCCATTCTAGTGCACTTTCATgggtagaaggttggaaaaaTACGGGTTACGGGTTGCCTGGAACGTGGCATAATTGGTATTCTGCTGGTCTCAACATGTCAACCCCCATGAGGTTGCCTGCTCTATGCAAAATGTATTAAGCCACTGATGTCTAAAGCAATGACTGGCAACTTCATTACACATGAGTGTACTagattttaaacatattttacaaaaagtacatttccCTATGTGGAAAGGTACCATTAACCTTTCAACACAAGGTGAAGTGAGGACAGGTCAGTCGGTGGTGTTATATCTCGCTACCAAGAGGGGAATGAGGTCACGAAGTATGAGAGAACTTCAGTCAAAGCAGAGGATCTGAAAAGTAGATTTAGGATTGAATCTTATACTAAACCTCCTCAAAGCAACATGAAAAAGTGATCTTTAGGATATAAGGGGAGGAAATCCACAACTGAAATGGATATAaagtttctgttttcttttcataAAGTACAACCTAGAGGACAtatcaatattttaatgaataaaatcataaacacacacaatctttAAAGTGTACCTACATTACTGAATTggtgattaaaaataatgttgaaaaagCACGTAGGCTACTGTAATATTGCAGATCATGTAAAAGTTCACAGAAATAAaccttataaaaaataaaaaggcaaaagcaGCTATGAATATAGGTGACTATATATATCAAGAAATGCTGGACTCATTTGACACTTTCCTTATACCACATATAAAGCAACTCAAAGCTAAGACATTGTACACaatctgttttgttttacaaaacaaatcctgtgaagatgtaaaaaaaaaaaaaaaaaaaaaaaaaaaacacttgcctGAAGCCATCACACACATGGTAAATTGGCACCACAACATGTCAAATATGACAGGGTGTGAATTTTATTTCACAAGTTAACAGGGCATTAAGTGGATGTCTATATACTTAAATTGTAAATTGTGGTTTAAGGTTGCATTTCAGtgaaaacaggaaataaaaacaGGATGCTACCAGACACACACTTCAGAAACTGTCTATCTTTGGAGGGTAAACACATGCCCTTTAAATAACTGTGGCATGCTTTAATTATTTACCAGAGATATTACAACAGCATCTGGTTGCACAGGAATGTGTGAGCCAATGTGAAAAATGATGACATTCTGGATGTGCAGTCAAACAAATATTTCAGATGAACAGTGGTGTCTCAAGTCTTCACGATGAGAGTTGTGGTAACCCATGAACTGAAGGTGGACAGCTGTTGCCTCACCTCAGGCCTGCAGCAAGTTTTTGCATGGCTGCTTCTCGCTCTTCTGATTTCTGCTGTGAGCGTCGCAATATGTTGCGCAGTTCCTCCAGGTGGTCCAGCGTGCCCACAAGCTCACCGCGAACCGTCTTCATCTGACTCTCCAGCAGCTGTGTGCGATGGAGGGAGTTACGACGGTCTCGCTTGCTGCGCTGGACCTTCTGCTCCAGATCAGACACTAAGACCAGAGCAAAAACACAAGTCAGACTGAAAATCATGAAATATAGCCTTTATAAGAGTTCTGAGAGCGTTTTCCTATAACATTTTATGGTCTCTAAACattcaaaatgtccagtttaTTAAAGTCACCacgaaatcaaaatggacaaatcttttttaatgtaatattacagtatttattataaatgatttattcgtgcacatcattatttatttattttttttagttcatgtgTCCTTTTAATCCTCGTAATAACTATCCCTCCCACTTgcaacaacatctcttctctgatgacgtgtttactggagcaagggcgggacaacctgtcactcaaatgAGATTGCAGCAATAGCAAGCAACAACAATCCAAACAATTCCATACATTTCATATACACGTCAttaatagagaagaaaagactattgcaacttctgtttcatgactttaaaatttaaaaagttttttcttggttatacaGAAATTAATgtaacattccattttatcattttgcaaacattaaggAGGATCGTTTACACGATCTCAGAACATTTTGAAACAAGTAgtaccattttaaaaatgttaaatgtccaTCCAGATACAACGTTTTAGGAGAAAAAGTTTCATGaacaatgtttttgtgctaatgttttaagaacaataaaaaaaaataagttttaacaaacattctatttacattactggaagaatgtttgtttataactttgagagaaccttgtgagaatgttccctgttagctgggtattaaaaattgtatttaaaaaaaatgtttaaaacacattgtgtttaaaagttttatgtttaaaaagagaggaaaaaaattcACTTGGGTAAGAACAATGAATTCAAGATATATTTTCTGAAAGTAAGTCTGATTATTTTACAATGTTGAAATTTTCGGTgcgttccaaacggg
This window harbors:
- the si:ch73-389b16.1 gene encoding uncharacterized protein si:ch73-389b16.1, encoding MSKCKKELSEREKERLLIRRASGANASQLAHMEKMLQETKGLLEKKTETDSESKACGDTMVSDLEQKVQRSKRDRRNSLHRTQLLESQMKTVRGELVGTLDHLEELRNILRRSQQKSEEREAAMQKLAAGLR